In one window of Pirellulales bacterium DNA:
- a CDS encoding DUF1501 domain-containing protein, which translates to MLRSNTPCESRADSRRHFLQIGTASLAGLSLSRALRLRADEPSPRSPRAANVIMLFLTGGPSTIDMWDMKPGAPESIRGEFGPQQTSVPGIEICEHLPRLAQAMKIATLVRSVSHTIAEHTQGQSYVMTGNAPSPSVAYPSLGSLTSHLASSNRGMPAYATLGNVPAASAGDLGVAFDPFTIARVGGQSEERPADSIGLPDGFSSEDLARRMAIRERIDGRLRGHSKSELPAQLDRFQAEAADILLSDKVNHALRVESEPESVRELYGQTSFGLHALAARRLIEAGARFVTIGFGDWDTHLNNFTRLRQTLLPQLDQGLAALLTDLDDRGRLNDTIVYCAGEFGRTPSVNPASGRDHWARAMTSLVAGGGFRRGFVYGATDDEGAEPTDGLCSPDDLSATILQRLGFAPAHTVLTRSGRPIPIFKNGNPVQALTSG; encoded by the coding sequence ATGCTCCGCTCGAATACGCCGTGTGAATCGCGGGCCGATTCTCGCCGCCACTTTCTTCAAATTGGCACAGCCAGTCTGGCCGGCCTGTCGCTCAGCCGGGCACTGAGGCTCAGGGCCGACGAACCCTCGCCGCGCTCTCCGCGGGCGGCGAACGTGATCATGCTGTTTCTCACCGGCGGACCTTCGACCATTGACATGTGGGACATGAAGCCCGGCGCCCCCGAATCCATTCGCGGAGAGTTTGGGCCGCAGCAAACGTCCGTGCCCGGCATTGAAATCTGCGAACATCTTCCCCGTCTCGCGCAAGCAATGAAAATAGCGACGCTGGTGCGGTCCGTCTCGCACACAATTGCGGAGCACACGCAAGGGCAGAGCTATGTGATGACCGGCAATGCTCCGTCGCCGTCGGTGGCATATCCTTCACTGGGATCGCTGACGTCGCACCTAGCGAGTTCGAACAGGGGCATGCCTGCCTACGCGACCTTGGGAAACGTGCCTGCGGCGTCGGCGGGCGATCTGGGCGTCGCGTTCGACCCCTTCACCATTGCGAGGGTCGGGGGGCAATCGGAGGAGCGGCCGGCGGACTCCATCGGCCTGCCCGACGGCTTCTCATCGGAGGATCTCGCCCGGCGAATGGCGATCCGCGAGCGGATTGATGGCCGCCTCAGGGGCCATTCCAAATCGGAGCTGCCGGCGCAGCTCGATCGCTTCCAGGCGGAGGCGGCCGACATCCTTCTGTCGGACAAGGTCAACCATGCGCTCCGCGTGGAGAGCGAGCCTGAGTCGGTCCGCGAGCTTTACGGACAAACGAGCTTCGGGCTGCACGCGCTGGCCGCACGGCGTTTGATCGAAGCCGGGGCCCGTTTCGTAACCATCGGGTTTGGCGATTGGGACACGCACCTCAACAACTTTACGCGATTGCGGCAGACATTGCTTCCGCAGCTCGATCAGGGGCTGGCGGCCCTGCTCACCGATCTGGACGACCGCGGGCGGTTGAACGACACGATCGTCTATTGCGCGGGCGAATTCGGCAGGACGCCATCCGTGAACCCGGCCAGCGGACGCGACCATTGGGCGCGGGCCATGACTTCGCTCGTGGCCGGTGGGGGATTCCGCCGAGGTTTTGTGTACGGCGCGACCGATGACGAAGGAGCTGAGCCGACCGACGGCTTGTGTTCGCCGGACGACCTGAGCGCGACGATTCTCCAGCGGCTTGGGTTTGCGCCGGCGCACACCGTTTTGACCCGTAGCGGCCGCCCCATCCCGATTTTCAAAAACGGCAATCCAGTGCAGGCATTGACTTCCGGTTAA
- a CDS encoding Rpn family recombination-promoting nuclease/putative transposase has translation MPTTTARVVADGPLAADILDLAGERVTWLPWQVALEGSRETVDAVYTYGHPRLDGAMLDRLPGVRVISNYGVGVDHIVTPFNQNDAPDDKLSIVDIKARDKSGRQFYIEMQMLATGVFRQRSLDYWAWRHQDQLHESEDYAALRPTIAVCFVDTPLFPELDDYHLTFELRERRHQTLFTDQMEMHILELPKFNKGIDELTTPLDRWPVLLAAWRTARPAGGARAAGRAGGSLGVGRPVYDFENRS, from the coding sequence ATGCCAACAACTACTGCACGCGTCGTGGCCGACGGGCCCTTGGCCGCCGACATTCTCGATTTGGCCGGCGAACGTGTAACCTGGCTCCCCTGGCAAGTCGCCCTTGAAGGAAGCCGCGAGACGGTCGATGCCGTTTACACCTACGGGCATCCGCGGCTCGATGGGGCCATGCTCGATCGCTTGCCCGGCGTCCGCGTGATCAGCAACTACGGAGTCGGCGTCGATCACATCGTGACGCCGTTCAATCAAAACGATGCACCGGATGACAAGCTCTCGATCGTCGATATCAAGGCGCGCGACAAAAGCGGCCGGCAGTTTTATATCGAGATGCAAATGCTGGCTACCGGCGTTTTTCGCCAGCGATCGCTCGACTATTGGGCGTGGCGGCACCAGGACCAACTGCACGAAAGCGAAGATTACGCGGCATTAAGGCCCACCATCGCCGTGTGCTTTGTCGATACACCGCTCTTTCCCGAGCTGGACGATTACCATCTCACCTTTGAGCTGCGCGAACGCCGCCATCAGACCCTCTTTACGGATCAGATGGAAATGCATATCCTGGAATTGCCGAAGTTCAACAAAGGAATCGACGAATTAACGACGCCGCTGGACCGCTGGCCTGTTCTTCTTGCGGCATGGCGAACAGCTCGACCCGCAGGCGGTGCCCGAGCCGCTGGACGCGCCGGAGGTTCGTTGGGCGTTGGAAGACCTGTTTATGATTTCGAGAACCGATCGTGA
- a CDS encoding DUF1559 domain-containing protein, with amino-acid sequence MSYSRTLVAVGGSVAVAILCGCGKSQPNNPAAAPAGSGVTELGTGVFQPNTAASPAPATTAMPPATASAGAMHAGPVVNGAVTSGPEVNGPAGTGPVVTGPAVTSSVTADPATTVPDAMPAGTSAAGSSVAPRLTQGNAPSGAMASGDLSALSAAANQWRLQGGKLAGVKRFQEKSVVAGYSWMIDLLPYLGHSDLYNRFDFNKGWHEEANIELTCQVIPAFIDPSNPNRNMQIIGAKDVIGPAFTHYVGMAGVEDSRNRVAASLPRSDPRAGIFGYDQIARPEEITDGAGNTLMLVNAGKIVGPWASGGGATVRGARAPYFDPITGFGPAGDPGGGAVVALADGSVRRISKDIDPAVFRALCTIHGGETVDLPAHAP; translated from the coding sequence ATGTCATATTCACGCACGCTCGTTGCGGTAGGTGGCTCGGTTGCCGTGGCAATCCTTTGCGGCTGCGGCAAGTCGCAGCCCAATAACCCGGCGGCCGCGCCGGCCGGCTCCGGCGTGACCGAGCTTGGCACGGGCGTATTCCAGCCGAACACCGCAGCCAGCCCGGCTCCAGCAACGACTGCCATGCCGCCCGCGACCGCGTCTGCCGGCGCCATGCACGCCGGGCCGGTTGTCAACGGTGCCGTAACCAGCGGCCCCGAAGTCAACGGCCCCGCTGGGACGGGGCCCGTGGTGACTGGCCCCGCCGTAACGAGTTCTGTGACTGCGGACCCGGCCACCACGGTGCCCGATGCGATGCCGGCAGGCACATCGGCAGCGGGCAGTTCGGTCGCGCCTCGGCTGACCCAGGGCAACGCCCCTTCGGGCGCGATGGCTTCCGGCGATCTGTCTGCCTTGTCCGCCGCGGCGAATCAATGGCGGTTGCAAGGGGGCAAACTGGCCGGCGTGAAGCGATTTCAAGAGAAGTCGGTGGTGGCCGGCTACAGTTGGATGATCGATCTGCTTCCCTACCTGGGGCATAGCGATCTCTATAACCGCTTCGATTTCAATAAGGGATGGCACGAAGAGGCCAACATTGAGCTGACGTGCCAGGTCATTCCGGCGTTCATCGACCCCTCGAATCCGAACCGCAACATGCAGATCATCGGCGCCAAAGACGTGATCGGGCCGGCCTTCACGCACTATGTGGGCATGGCCGGCGTCGAGGACTCTCGCAATCGGGTGGCCGCCTCTCTGCCGCGCAGCGATCCGCGGGCGGGCATCTTCGGCTACGACCAGATCGCCCGGCCCGAAGAGATCACCGACGGCGCCGGCAACACGCTGATGCTCGTCAACGCCGGAAAGATCGTGGGACCGTGGGCATCGGGTGGCGGCGCCACCGTCCGCGGCGCGCGGGCGCCCTATTTCGACCCGATCACCGGCTTCGGCCCGGCCGGCGACCCCGGCGGAGGCGCGGTGGTGGCCCTGGCCGACGGTTCGGTCAGGCGGATCTCCAAAGACATCGATCCGGCCGTGTTCCGGGCATTGTGTACGATTCACGGCGGCGAGACCGTCGATCTGCCGGCCCATGCGCCGTAG
- a CDS encoding HD domain-containing protein has translation MSKGKLRQQIAWEAARLMYERVESEYYRAKLKAARRMGGWVKPKDLPSNREIRDEIQVFARLYEGQRRLENLRDMRIAALRMMRLLRSFRPRLIGSTLTGHVRRGSDIDLHVFSDSIEAVAAALEREGLGYTVQRKQVRKQGEERIYTHVHVVDRFRFELTVYAENMAHFAFKSSVTGKPIERASIAELEQFLAREYPDLALDDALAEAENQVDRFQIYHMLLLPLEQVKQSPKYHPEGDALYHSLQVYDLASHELPYDEEFLLAALLHDVGKAIDPHDHVAAGLEALEGFITDRTRWLIEHHMEAHAVLDGSLGQRARKRLAEHEDYETLILLGRCDRHGRASGVAVPELEEALDYVRQLSDTCG, from the coding sequence ATGTCCAAAGGCAAACTCCGGCAGCAAATCGCCTGGGAAGCTGCCCGCTTGATGTACGAGCGCGTCGAATCGGAATACTACCGGGCAAAACTCAAGGCCGCACGCCGCATGGGCGGCTGGGTGAAGCCCAAGGATCTGCCCAGCAATCGGGAGATCCGCGACGAGATCCAGGTCTTTGCCCGGCTTTATGAGGGCCAGCGGCGGCTGGAAAATCTCCGCGACATGCGGATCGCGGCCCTGAGAATGATGCGGCTTCTGCGGTCCTTCCGGCCGCGGCTGATCGGCAGCACGCTCACCGGCCACGTGCGCCGCGGCAGCGACATCGACCTGCACGTTTTTTCCGACAGCATCGAAGCGGTCGCCGCCGCGCTGGAGCGGGAAGGCTTGGGCTACACGGTCCAACGCAAACAGGTGCGCAAGCAGGGCGAAGAACGCATCTACACCCACGTACACGTCGTCGATCGTTTCAGGTTCGAGCTGACCGTCTATGCCGAGAACATGGCCCATTTCGCATTCAAAAGCTCGGTGACGGGCAAGCCGATCGAGCGTGCCAGCATCGCCGAGCTGGAGCAGTTTCTGGCCCGCGAGTATCCCGACTTGGCGCTCGACGACGCCCTGGCCGAAGCCGAGAACCAGGTCGACCGCTTCCAGATCTACCACATGCTGCTGTTGCCGCTGGAGCAAGTGAAGCAGTCGCCCAAGTATCACCCCGAAGGTGACGCGCTGTATCACAGCCTGCAGGTGTACGATCTGGCGTCGCACGAGTTGCCCTACGACGAAGAGTTCCTGCTGGCCGCCCTGCTGCACGACGTCGGCAAGGCCATCGACCCGCACGACCACGTGGCCGCCGGGCTGGAGGCCCTGGAAGGATTCATTACCGACCGCACACGCTGGTTGATTGAGCACCACATGGAAGCCCACGCTGTCCTCGACGGCAGCCTCGGGCAGCGCGCCAGAAAGCGGCTCGCCGAGCACGAGGATTACGAAACGCTCATCTTGCTGGGCCGTTGCGACCGCCACGGCCGCGCGTCGGGCGTGGCCGTGCCCGAACTCGAAGAAGCCCTCGATTACGTGCGTCAATTGTCCGACACGTGCGGCTGA
- a CDS encoding DUF1549 and DUF1553 domain-containing protein, with protein MAIRYWLTLLATILASAQSLPAQQPSTGSATVDPPVVENVDFERHVAPLFSRLGCNSGACHGRTEGQGGFRLSLFGGAPAKDYLAVTEQESRRVVTEAPHESLILAKPSRHADHEGGLRMPDDSWQYAVVRRWIADGARHVAGSGEVRRLVIGQAFQPGLESSVRGRQTGKPDSQTTLFKLAPRDALRLRITAEFADGTVEDVSAFVEFRSIDEAVATVDDHGRVTAVGPGYASIVASYLGSFAHGPLVVPYPPAEESQPRLPPANLIDEEIDRRLAALGLASSLPASDEEFLRRATLDVLGTVPTVDAVRDFLADQDPLKRARAIDRLLAHPRRAAVWASKMCDVTACNVDTMEPPEALRPKRAKMWHDWLRRRFIDNVPYDQLARGVLCATSRDGEPIDRWIEEEAEREAAALASFDSDYARRPGLDLYWRRVGAEGPPPVEDLAELTASAFLGLRLHCARCHHHPYDRWSQRDFAGFAQILGRVQFGASTALRSEMNRQLEARRQRRASGATYPTLPRLREVYVSATARPLIDAAPEASAPATAPGGPVLADTSDPRQPFAAWLTRPDNPFFARSFVNRVWAKYFGAGLVEPVDDMSASNPARHPALLERLAAEFVHSGYDIGRLERLILSSNAYQRSARAAGNNAADSRSFARATVRPLPAETLIDALNTALETTEDFGPDAPAGSTAHEVAPNRLSGTNLDTIFRLLGRGARRSLCDCDRAAGPSIRQPIFLMSDPSVLKKIAGGRLTRLLDAGCDDRTIIAELYLATLTRFPDEDELEFLAYRVSTAPDRHAAFADVLWAIVNTREFSTNH; from the coding sequence ATGGCGATCCGCTATTGGTTGACCCTACTGGCCACAATACTGGCAAGCGCGCAAAGCCTGCCGGCTCAACAACCGTCGACCGGATCGGCGACCGTCGATCCGCCGGTCGTGGAGAACGTCGATTTCGAGCGGCATGTGGCGCCTCTTTTTAGCCGGCTTGGCTGCAATTCCGGCGCGTGCCACGGAAGGACCGAAGGGCAAGGCGGCTTTCGGCTGAGCCTTTTCGGAGGGGCGCCGGCGAAAGATTATCTGGCGGTCACGGAGCAGGAATCGCGGCGCGTCGTTACCGAAGCGCCCCACGAGAGCCTGATTCTCGCGAAGCCGTCGCGGCATGCCGACCACGAAGGCGGTTTGCGCATGCCCGACGATTCGTGGCAATATGCGGTCGTTCGTCGCTGGATTGCCGACGGAGCTCGCCACGTTGCCGGAAGCGGCGAGGTCCGCAGGCTTGTCATAGGTCAGGCTTTCCAGCCTGGCTTGGAATCGTCCGTGCGTGGGCGTCAGACTGGAAAGCCTGACTCACAGACGACACTGTTCAAGCTGGCACCGCGCGACGCCTTGCGCTTGCGTATCACGGCTGAATTTGCCGATGGCACCGTCGAAGACGTTAGCGCTTTCGTGGAGTTTCGGTCGATTGACGAGGCCGTGGCCACGGTCGATGACCATGGCCGGGTAACAGCGGTCGGACCAGGATACGCTTCGATCGTGGCCTCTTACCTCGGCTCATTCGCCCATGGGCCGCTCGTCGTCCCGTATCCGCCGGCTGAGGAGTCGCAGCCGCGCCTGCCACCGGCCAACCTGATTGATGAGGAAATCGACCGCCGACTCGCCGCGCTGGGGCTTGCCTCGTCGCTACCCGCGTCTGACGAGGAATTCTTGCGGCGCGCCACGCTGGACGTGCTGGGAACCGTGCCAACCGTCGACGCCGTTCGCGATTTTCTGGCCGACCAGGATCCGCTCAAGCGGGCCCGCGCGATCGACCGGCTGCTGGCGCACCCGCGGCGGGCGGCCGTGTGGGCCTCGAAGATGTGCGACGTCACTGCCTGTAACGTCGACACGATGGAACCGCCCGAGGCGCTGCGGCCCAAGCGGGCCAAAATGTGGCACGACTGGCTCCGCCGCCGCTTCATCGACAATGTTCCCTACGACCAACTGGCCCGCGGCGTCCTGTGCGCCACCAGCCGGGACGGCGAGCCGATCGACCGCTGGATCGAGGAGGAGGCCGAGCGAGAGGCGGCAGCCCTGGCGTCGTTCGACTCCGACTATGCGCGGCGCCCTGGTCTCGATCTCTACTGGCGGCGCGTCGGCGCGGAGGGTCCTCCGCCCGTCGAGGATCTGGCGGAGCTGACCGCCTCGGCGTTTCTGGGCCTGCGGCTGCACTGCGCTCGCTGCCACCATCATCCCTACGATCGCTGGTCGCAGCGCGATTTCGCCGGTTTTGCGCAGATTCTCGGGCGGGTGCAATTTGGCGCCTCGACGGCGTTGCGGAGCGAGATGAATCGCCAGCTCGAGGCCCGCCGGCAAAGGCGTGCTTCGGGTGCAACGTATCCGACGTTACCGCGGCTGCGGGAGGTTTACGTCAGTGCCACGGCACGGCCCCTGATCGACGCGGCGCCCGAAGCAAGCGCGCCGGCGACCGCTCCCGGTGGCCCGGTTCTGGCGGACACGTCGGATCCGCGCCAGCCGTTCGCCGCTTGGCTCACGCGGCCCGACAATCCCTTTTTCGCGCGCAGCTTCGTCAATCGCGTCTGGGCGAAGTATTTTGGCGCCGGCCTGGTCGAGCCGGTCGACGACATGTCGGCCTCCAATCCAGCCCGTCATCCCGCGCTGCTGGAACGGCTCGCCGCGGAATTCGTTCACTCGGGCTACGACATCGGCCGACTGGAGCGGCTGATCTTGTCGTCGAACGCCTACCAGCGTTCGGCGCGTGCGGCGGGCAACAACGCCGCCGACTCGCGGAGTTTTGCCCGTGCCACCGTGCGCCCATTGCCGGCGGAGACCTTGATCGACGCGTTGAACACCGCTCTGGAAACCACGGAAGATTTCGGCCCGGACGCTCCCGCCGGCAGCACGGCGCACGAGGTCGCACCGAACCGCTTGTCCGGCACCAACCTCGACACAATCTTTCGGCTGCTTGGCCGCGGCGCTCGCCGCTCGCTGTGCGATTGCGACCGGGCGGCCGGACCCTCGATCCGCCAGCCGATCTTTTTGATGAGCGATCCAAGTGTCCTCAAGAAAATCGCCGGCGGACGGCTTACTCGGCTGCTCGACGCAGGCTGCGACGACCGGACGATAATTGCGGAGCTTTACCTCGCGACACTCACTCGTTTTCCCGACGAAGACGAGCTTGAGTTCCTGGCATATCGGGTTTCCACCGCCCCGGATCGACACGCGGCCTTTGCCGACGTGCTGTGGGCGATTGTTAATACGCGCGAGTTTTCAACCAACCATTAA
- a CDS encoding DUF1570 domain-containing protein: MRSYTVVIVALLSLLLSTAAARADFVEYILPGTTLRVLLQGKATGLQGGNMSLQHPLGTLYFDLHDCKIHPVPTLNQQYKKRLVAGQNKKDAAAMFQAGVWALKHGMIKEYYEAVEAALEVDPKNAEAKRILALRDQLHKPLPQRDGEAEALRKFVHRNEMKFATSDHFSLLYDTPDKPDKNARSKKPRHQQRLELLERVYESFLLTFYSHGVDLEVPQQRLQVVLFNNYADYKDFSTRLSSELINASGFYLPEQNISFFFDHGSSAKFKMLDKLSTTLKDAGQRAVKAKARGAKNIVRLANTVELLIDIDQESQDIEVVSHEATHQMASNTGLFPHQVRVPKWVHEGLAAYFESPNDGAWSGIGAVNELRLKYYRALEPDREHSNLNFIVGDQIFDYARSLGAMLHGYGQAWALTHFLVEKHFDDLMRFYKALGELPPDIDFTPDVLNPLFDRAFGADRGGLDQEWRSYMRSLKTDVEEVLGAK; the protein is encoded by the coding sequence GTGCGATCCTATACCGTCGTCATTGTCGCGTTGCTGTCGCTGCTGCTGTCCACCGCCGCGGCGCGGGCGGATTTCGTCGAATACATCCTGCCGGGCACCACGCTCCGCGTTCTGCTGCAAGGCAAGGCCACCGGCCTGCAAGGCGGAAATATGTCGCTTCAGCATCCGTTGGGCACACTCTATTTCGATCTGCACGACTGCAAGATTCACCCGGTGCCCACGCTCAACCAGCAGTACAAGAAACGTCTTGTCGCCGGCCAAAACAAGAAAGACGCCGCGGCGATGTTCCAGGCCGGCGTTTGGGCGCTGAAGCACGGCATGATCAAGGAGTACTACGAGGCCGTGGAAGCGGCGTTGGAAGTCGATCCCAAGAACGCCGAGGCCAAACGCATCCTGGCGCTGCGCGATCAACTGCACAAGCCGCTGCCGCAGCGCGACGGCGAAGCGGAAGCACTGCGAAAGTTCGTCCACCGCAACGAAATGAAGTTCGCCACCAGCGACCATTTTTCGCTGCTGTACGACACGCCCGACAAACCCGATAAGAATGCCCGTAGCAAGAAGCCTCGCCATCAGCAGCGGCTGGAGCTTTTGGAACGCGTCTACGAGAGCTTCCTGCTCACGTTCTATTCGCATGGCGTCGACCTGGAAGTGCCCCAGCAGCGGCTGCAGGTCGTGCTGTTCAACAACTACGCCGATTACAAGGACTTTTCGACCCGGCTCAGCTCCGAGTTGATCAACGCCTCCGGTTTCTATCTGCCGGAACAGAACATCAGCTTCTTCTTCGACCACGGCTCCAGCGCAAAGTTCAAAATGCTGGACAAGCTTTCCACGACGCTCAAAGACGCGGGACAACGGGCGGTGAAGGCCAAGGCCCGCGGCGCCAAAAACATCGTGCGCTTGGCCAACACCGTCGAGTTGCTCATCGACATCGACCAGGAAAGCCAGGACATCGAAGTGGTCAGCCACGAGGCGACGCACCAGATGGCGTCCAACACGGGCTTGTTTCCGCACCAGGTGCGGGTGCCCAAGTGGGTCCACGAGGGGCTGGCCGCGTATTTCGAGTCGCCCAACGACGGGGCCTGGAGCGGCATCGGCGCGGTCAACGAACTGCGGCTCAAATACTACCGCGCGTTGGAACCCGACCGCGAGCACTCCAATCTCAACTTCATCGTCGGCGACCAGATTTTCGATTACGCCCGTTCGCTGGGCGCCATGTTGCACGGTTATGGCCAGGCCTGGGCGTTGACGCACTTTCTGGTCGAAAAACATTTCGACGACTTGATGCGGTTCTATAAAGCCCTGGGCGAGCTGCCGCCCGACATCGACTTTACGCCCGACGTGCTGAACCCGCTGTTCGACCGCGCGTTCGGCGCCGACCGCGGAGGGCTGGACCAGGAATGGCGGTCGTACATGCGTTCGCTCAAGACCGACGTCGAGGAAGTGCTGGGGGCCAAATGA
- the larC gene encoding nickel pincer cofactor biosynthesis protein LarC, protein MPDFVANEIRYGQTGGQSRNSTAYGGSQTQPDKAKHDTVRIAYLDCLSGISGDMTLAALVDAGVDLAAINAGIDSLGLPGVKLTANEAKRKGFRGLHITVEHPPEHAHRHLHHITDMIDGSTLSGRQKDLAKRIFTKLGEAEAKVHGTTIRKVHFHEVGAVDSIADIVGAAIGWDLLAVDRIACSPVPTGHGTVTIAHGTCSIPAPATAELLQGIPLAESQVAAELTTPTGAAIAATLVDQFGPLPAMTIDRIGYGAGTRDLEQQPNLLRLFVGESADGLAADQVWVLETNLDDVSGEVIGFATGKLLEAGALDVYTTAIQMKKNRPGVTLTVLCQPSLAENVERILFRETGTLGVRRWPASRHKLERKPHQVETEFGPIDGKLGWIAGQEPSFSPEYESCSRIARERDVPLRDVYEAAQRAWQAGVGSG, encoded by the coding sequence TTGCCGGATTTTGTTGCGAATGAGATTCGCTATGGACAAACGGGCGGGCAATCGCGAAACTCGACAGCCTACGGCGGCAGCCAAACTCAGCCGGACAAGGCGAAACACGACACTGTGAGAATTGCTTATCTCGACTGCTTGAGCGGTATCAGCGGCGACATGACGCTGGCCGCGCTCGTCGACGCAGGCGTCGATCTGGCGGCCATCAACGCCGGCATCGACTCGCTGGGGCTGCCCGGCGTGAAACTGACGGCCAACGAGGCGAAGCGCAAGGGCTTCCGCGGCCTCCACATCACCGTCGAACACCCGCCGGAACACGCCCATCGCCATCTGCACCACATCACCGACATGATCGACGGCAGCACGCTGAGCGGCCGTCAGAAAGATCTGGCCAAGCGCATCTTCACGAAGCTCGGCGAAGCGGAAGCCAAGGTTCACGGCACGACGATTCGCAAGGTCCATTTCCACGAGGTCGGGGCGGTCGACTCCATCGCCGACATCGTCGGTGCGGCGATCGGCTGGGACCTGCTCGCCGTCGACCGCATTGCCTGCTCGCCGGTTCCCACCGGACACGGGACCGTGACCATCGCCCACGGTACGTGCAGCATTCCCGCTCCGGCGACGGCCGAGCTGCTGCAAGGCATCCCTCTGGCGGAGTCGCAGGTGGCGGCGGAACTGACCACGCCCACGGGCGCGGCCATCGCCGCGACGCTCGTCGATCAGTTTGGCCCGCTGCCCGCGATGACGATCGACCGCATCGGATACGGCGCCGGAACGCGCGACCTGGAACAGCAGCCGAACCTGCTGCGGCTGTTCGTCGGCGAGTCGGCCGATGGCCTGGCGGCCGATCAGGTGTGGGTGCTCGAAACGAATCTCGACGACGTGTCGGGCGAAGTCATCGGTTTCGCCACCGGCAAGCTGTTGGAGGCCGGAGCGCTCGACGTATACACCACCGCCATTCAGATGAAAAAGAACCGGCCGGGAGTGACGTTGACCGTGCTCTGCCAGCCGTCCTTGGCGGAGAATGTGGAGCGGATTTTGTTTCGCGAGACGGGCACGCTCGGCGTGCGTCGCTGGCCGGCCAGCCGACACAAGCTGGAGCGAAAGCCGCACCAGGTCGAGACCGAGTTCGGCCCGATCGACGGCAAGCTGGGCTGGATTGCCGGGCAGGAGCCGAGTTTTTCGCCCGAATATGAGTCGTGCAGCCGGATTGCCCGTGAACGGGACGTGCCGTTGCGGGACGTGTATGAAGCCGCGCAGCGGGCGTGGCAAGCGGGCGTAGGGAGTGGTTAG
- a CDS encoding immunity 17 family protein, producing the protein MILRIEGPDAMLGIFGVIVLVLGGFSAGGAIFDWPFLFSDGYREYNWVRSAGREGARGMLILFGGILVVIGFVAQVVDAASRISLQAGRGIGPDRFAQSAEQGAAVDESSKESGAVATVATAPATAPPLVAGPTTGKVEPPSGAGTATTVSKAPTASTAPAWQPLTIFEPEAVPQESDTLLVLKYRFEEGHRPLAGGHYIWVIDVLDKTAEVEYDAGAMQQEGQLTHIVRAPFVQSGFDRTWSTSIVVEFDGRRQPASNTLHIAPGEEVRSVPPPAPRQ; encoded by the coding sequence ATGATACTTCGAATCGAAGGACCGGATGCGATGTTGGGCATTTTCGGGGTGATTGTGCTGGTCTTGGGTGGCTTTTCCGCCGGAGGAGCCATCTTCGATTGGCCGTTCCTGTTCTCCGACGGCTACCGCGAATACAACTGGGTGCGCTCGGCGGGCCGCGAGGGTGCCCGTGGCATGCTGATCTTGTTTGGCGGCATCCTGGTGGTTATCGGTTTCGTGGCGCAGGTCGTCGACGCCGCTTCGCGCATCTCGCTTCAGGCCGGACGCGGCATCGGTCCGGATCGCTTTGCACAATCGGCCGAGCAAGGTGCGGCGGTCGATGAGTCGTCGAAGGAGTCGGGCGCCGTTGCGACGGTCGCGACAGCGCCGGCCACGGCACCGCCGCTGGTCGCCGGTCCTACGACGGGCAAAGTCGAGCCGCCATCCGGCGCCGGAACCGCCACGACGGTCTCCAAGGCTCCCACGGCGAGCACCGCGCCGGCCTGGCAGCCGCTGACCATCTTCGAACCCGAAGCCGTCCCGCAAGAGAGCGACACGCTGTTGGTGTTAAAGTACCGCTTCGAGGAAGGGCATCGACCTCTGGCCGGCGGTCATTATATCTGGGTCATCGACGTGCTCGATAAGACCGCGGAAGTGGAATACGACGCCGGAGCGATGCAGCAGGAGGGACAGTTGACTCACATCGTCCGCGCGCCCTTCGTACAAAGCGGGTTCGACCGGACGTGGTCGACCTCGATCGTCGTCGAATTCGACGGACGACGCCAGCCGGCATCGAACACCCTGCACATCGCCCCCGGCGAAGAAGTGCGCTCGGTTCCTCCGCCCGCCCCGCGGCAATAG